One stretch of Akkermansia sp. RCC_12PD DNA includes these proteins:
- the eno gene encoding phosphopyruvate hydratase codes for MITNELEIIDVRGREIIDSRGNPTVEVDVALAGGAIGRASVPSGASTGEHEAWELRDGDSKRYGGKGVLKAVENINKLIAPEVAGHDATLQPAIDKIMIDLDGTPNKSRLGANAILGVSLAVAKAAAVQLDLPLFKYLGGPNAKVLPVPMMNIINGGAHSDSPIDFQEFMIMPKGAPTFREALRYGAEVFHALKDVLHDRGLSTAVGDEGGFAPALKSADDALECIARAVERAGYTLGTDIFIALDVASSEFYDPSQNLYVFKKSDGRGRTAEELTAYYQELQKKYPIISIEDGCAENDWQGWEHLTKAMGDNTQLVGDDLFVTNVEFLNLGISRHVANAVLVKVNQIGSLTETLDTVELAKDNKYSAVISHRSGETEDSTIADIAVATNAGQIKTGSLSRSDRMAKYNQLLRIEEELEDDAIFGGKIHIL; via the coding sequence ATGATAACCAACGAACTTGAAATTATTGACGTACGCGGCCGTGAAATCATTGACTCACGGGGCAACCCCACCGTGGAAGTGGACGTAGCCCTGGCAGGCGGCGCCATCGGGCGCGCATCCGTCCCCAGCGGAGCCTCCACCGGAGAGCATGAAGCCTGGGAGCTGCGCGACGGAGACTCCAAGCGCTACGGAGGCAAGGGCGTTCTCAAGGCCGTGGAAAACATCAACAAACTCATTGCTCCGGAAGTCGCGGGACATGACGCTACCCTTCAGCCCGCCATTGACAAAATCATGATTGACCTGGACGGCACGCCCAACAAATCCCGTCTGGGCGCCAATGCCATTCTGGGTGTCTCCCTGGCCGTGGCAAAAGCCGCCGCCGTGCAGCTTGACCTGCCCCTCTTCAAATACCTGGGCGGCCCGAATGCCAAGGTGCTTCCCGTCCCCATGATGAACATCATCAACGGCGGTGCCCATTCGGACTCCCCTATTGACTTTCAGGAATTCATGATCATGCCCAAGGGCGCCCCCACCTTCCGGGAAGCCTTGCGCTACGGTGCGGAAGTCTTCCATGCGCTGAAGGACGTCCTGCATGACCGCGGCCTGTCCACAGCCGTGGGGGATGAAGGCGGCTTCGCCCCGGCCCTGAAATCCGCGGACGACGCCCTGGAATGCATCGCCCGCGCCGTGGAACGCGCTGGCTACACGCTGGGCACGGACATCTTCATTGCCCTGGACGTGGCCTCCTCCGAATTCTACGACCCCTCCCAAAACCTGTACGTATTCAAAAAATCAGACGGCCGCGGCAGAACGGCGGAAGAACTTACGGCCTACTATCAGGAACTTCAGAAAAAATACCCCATCATCTCCATTGAAGACGGCTGTGCGGAAAACGACTGGCAGGGCTGGGAACATCTCACCAAAGCCATGGGCGACAACACCCAGCTCGTCGGGGACGACCTCTTCGTCACCAACGTGGAATTCCTCAACCTGGGCATCTCCCGCCATGTGGCGAACGCCGTGCTGGTCAAAGTCAACCAGATCGGCTCCCTGACGGAAACGCTGGACACGGTGGAGCTGGCCAAGGACAACAAATACTCCGCCGTCATTTCCCACCGCTCCGGGGAAACGGAAGACTCCACCATTGCGGACATCGCTGTGGCGACCAACGCCGGACAAATCAAAACCGGCTCCCTCAGCCGTTCCGACCGCATGGCAAAATACAATCAATTGCTCAGAATTGAAGAGGAACTGGAAGATGACGCAATTTTTGGTGGCAAAATTCATATCTTGTGA
- a CDS encoding septum formation initiator family protein, whose product MLWRRRYYHRFTLAELEIRREKRALIVQRALRLFAIVLALCLTMLLSLVCFKPWKDLRSLEHERSFLQARLEKAREQMEQSKNEFIWISQDPHYFEMIARDKGNLALPGEHILRFAESNRLK is encoded by the coding sequence ATGCTCTGGAGACGCCGCTATTACCATCGTTTTACCTTGGCGGAACTTGAAATCCGCCGGGAAAAACGTGCCCTCATCGTTCAGAGGGCTCTGCGGCTCTTCGCCATTGTGCTGGCCCTGTGCCTGACCATGTTGCTCTCTCTGGTCTGCTTCAAGCCGTGGAAGGACCTGCGCTCCCTGGAACATGAACGCTCCTTCCTGCAGGCGCGTCTGGAAAAGGCGCGGGAACAGATGGAACAGTCCAAAAACGAATTCATCTGGATATCGCAGGACCCCCACTACTTTGAAATGATCGCGCGGGACAAGGGCAACCTGGCCCTTCCCGGCGAGCATATCCTCCGCTTTGCGGAATCCAATCGTCTTAAATAG
- a CDS encoding DUF4190 domain-containing protein, which translates to MDKSNDLDGIRPVREAVSPIAALVLGIIGLVLAILAFLPCLGWVAVIPGLLCAILSVILGVVAVRRYDNRTYCMAKGALTCGCIALVVIIGAVIYQGMILAPVMKQADVHTHEFRRTALRAVNEAKKDMCPDSCEAVDRVVSVVIKPDDSSETVTETFLEVAPPPERGATAELEGPVPERFKEQDK; encoded by the coding sequence ATGGACAAGTCAAATGATTTGGACGGGATTCGTCCTGTTCGCGAAGCTGTTTCGCCGATTGCGGCACTGGTTTTAGGTATTATCGGATTGGTGCTTGCAATTCTCGCCTTTCTTCCATGTCTGGGTTGGGTGGCAGTTATTCCCGGGCTGCTTTGCGCCATTTTATCCGTGATTCTGGGAGTCGTCGCGGTAAGACGCTATGACAATAGAACCTACTGTATGGCCAAAGGAGCGTTGACTTGCGGTTGTATTGCTCTGGTAGTCATTATCGGCGCGGTTATTTACCAGGGGATGATTCTGGCTCCGGTCATGAAGCAGGCGGATGTGCATACGCACGAATTCCGGCGCACTGCCCTTCGCGCCGTGAATGAGGCCAAAAAGGATATGTGCCCGGATTCCTGTGAAGCGGTGGATCGGGTCGTCTCCGTAGTGATCAAACCGGACGATTCGTCGGAAACCGTGACTGAAACGTTTTTGGAAGTAGCTCCGCCTCCGGAACGGGGAGCTACCGCCGAGCTGGAAGGTCCCGTTCCGGAACGTTTCAAAGAGCAGGATAAGTAA